In a genomic window of Thalassotalea piscium:
- a CDS encoding type IV pilin protein: protein MYNVNKFKGFTLVELLITVAILGILASIAYPSYTSFVMRSDRAEPQRELLRLANLQEQLYSDSRAYTEDMKELGLSQDPYITESGNYSIDATVNGATFILTATAKASQTGDTGCTTLTINETGLKTPAGSCWEQ, encoded by the coding sequence ATGTACAACGTAAATAAATTTAAAGGCTTTACTCTGGTTGAGTTGTTAATTACGGTAGCAATTCTTGGCATTTTAGCATCAATTGCCTATCCGTCTTATACCAGTTTTGTTATGCGATCTGATCGCGCAGAACCACAGCGTGAATTGCTTCGTTTAGCCAACCTGCAAGAGCAACTATATTCCGATAGTCGCGCTTATACTGAAGATATGAAGGAACTTGGTTTAAGCCAAGATCCATACATAACTGAGTCAGGTAATTACAGTATTGATGCGACTGTTAATGGGGCAACCTTCATATTAACGGCAACAGCTAAAGCATCGCAAACAGGAGATACAGGCTGTACAACGTTAACAATTAATGAAACAGGATTAAAAACACCTGCAGGCAGTTGTTGGGAGCAATAA